A genomic window from Silene latifolia isolate original U9 population chromosome 11, ASM4854445v1, whole genome shotgun sequence includes:
- the LOC141615004 gene encoding uncharacterized protein LOC141615004, with product MAKNVIENGLFTLKILIKCSVFVASYLENWQGRGELVSGGFNNWAHLGERLKQHETSVEHVNSMTTWYELRSRLGNNKAIDGAAQKHSQKEKEYWKNVLIRFISIVKFLGKRNLAFRGSNEKLYETSNGNFLGLVEMLGEFDLVIQEHVSRITSKDTQYHYLGHRIQNELINLLASNIKSVIIKKIKQAKYFSVILDCTPDISHNEQMSMILRYVDNSLDDFIVEESFLGFLHVNDTTGLGLFDALQNELKSLDLDIDNIRGQGYDNGSNMKGKHQGVQKRLLDLNPRAFYTPCGCHSLNLALCDIANTCVKATDFFGIIQQIYTLFAHSTKRWQILKDNVKGLTPKQLSATRWESRIDSVKAIRFQMMEIREALLEVGEADNDCKIRSEAKSLAMNELGNFEFIVSIVIWYEILYFVNEVSKHLQRKDMLIDVAILQVKALISTFEKYRENGFSKALNFAKQIANDMNIDPCFPKRREIRRKKQFDESSDDSPRISEEESFRIHYFLYLIDQAISSLKKRFEQYKEYENIFGFMFSTDKLCSVDDSKLESYCINLKNALKSKDESDVDGHSLYLDLKFFKEFIPKEKMGPLEIIKLMKKVGDCFPNAMTAYKILLTIPVTVASAERSFSKLKLLKSYLRSTMSQDRLNGLAMITIENNLLEKFSYEELIDDFASSSTKRALIFK from the coding sequence ATGGCGAAAAATGTGATAGAGAATGGCTTGTTTACTCTAAAGATCTTGATAAAGTGTTCTGTTTTTGTTGCAAGTTATTTAGAAAATTGGCAAGGGAGAGGTGAATTAGTAAGTGGAGGATTTAATAATTGGGCTCATCTTGGTGAAAGACTTAAACAACATGAAACGAGTGTAGAACATGTTAATAGTATGACGACTTGGTATGAATTACGTTCTAGACTAGGTAATAATAAAGCAATTGATGGAGCAGCTCAAAAACAttcacaaaaagaaaaagaatactGGAAGAATGTTCTAATAAGATTTATTTCAATTGTAAAATTCCTTGGAAAACGTAATCTAGCTTTTCGTGGTTCTAATGAGAAATTGTATGAAACTAGTAATGGGAACTTTTTGGGTTTAGTTGAGATGTTAGGTGAGTTTGATCTTGTTATCCAAGAGCATGTGAGTCGTATAACAAGCAAAGATACTCAATATCACTATCTCGGTCATAGAATCCAAAATGAGTTGATAAATTTGTTGGCTTCTAACATAAAATCTGTAATTATCAAGAAAATTAAACAAGCCAAGTACTTTTCTGTTATCCTTGATTGTACACCTGACATTAGTCATAACGAGCAAATGTCCATGATATTGCGATATGTGGATAATTCTTTGGATGATTTTATAGTTGAAGAATCTTTTTTAGGATTTTTACATGTAAATGATACTACTGGTTTAGGATTATTTGATGCCTTACAAAATGAGTTGAAATCGCTTGATCTTGATATTGATAACATTAGAGGCCAAGGTTATGATAATGGTTCTAACATGAAAGGAAAACACCAAGGAGTACAAAAACGATTATTAGATTTAAATCCAAGAGCTTTTTATACACCTTGTGGTTGTCATAGTTTAAATTTGGCATTGTGTGATATAGCAAATACATGTGTTAAGGCCACAGACTTTTTTGGAATCATACAACAGATTTATACATTATTTGCTCATTCTACAAAGAGGTGGCAGATTTTAAAGGATAATGTGAAAGGTTTGACTCCTAAACAATTGTCGGCCACACGTTGGGAAAGTCGTATTGATAGTGTGAAAGCAATAAGATTTCAAATGATGGAAATTAGAGAAGCTTTACTTGAAGTTGGAGAAGCGGATAATGATTGTAAGATTAGAAGTGAAGCTAAATCTCTAGCAATGAATGAACTTGGTAATTTTGAGTTTATTGTGTCAATAGTTATTTGGTATGAAATATTATACTTTGTTAATGAGGTTAGTAAACATTTGCAAAGAAAAGATATGCTCATTGATGTTGCTATTTTACAAGTGAAGGCATTAATTTCAACTTTTGAGAAGTATAGAGAAAATGGTTTTTCTAAAGCTCTAAATTTCGCCAAACAAATAGCTAATGATATGAATATTGATCCTTGCTTTCCTAAAAGACGTGAAATCCGAAGGAAAAAACAGTTTGATGAGAGCTCAGATGATTCACCGCGAATATCCGAGGAAGAATCGTTTAGGATTCATTATTTTTTGTATCTTATTGATCAAGCAATATCTTCACTCAAAAAAAGGTTTGAACAATACAAAGAATATGAAAATATATTCGGGTTTATGTTCTCCACTGACAAGTTGTGCTCTGTCGATGATTCAAAGTTAGAGTCTTATTGCATTAACCTTAAGAATGCACTTAAAAGTAAAGATGAGTCTGATGTTGATGGTCATTCATTGTATTTGGATCTGAAATTTTTTAAAGAGTTCATTCCTAAGGAAAAGATGGGTCCTCTTGAGATAATTAAATTGATGAAAAAAGTTGGTGACTGTTTTCCTAATGCAATGACAGCTTACAAGATTTTGTTGACTATTCCGGTCACCGTCGCATCTGCTGAACGAAGCTTTTCAAAGCTCAAGTTGCTGAAATCGTATTTGCGCTCTACAATGTCTCAAGATCGACTCAATGGATTAGCGATGATAACTATCGAGAATAATCTTTTGGAAAAATTTAGTTACGAAGAACTAATTGATGACTTTGCTTCATCGAGTACAAAAAGAGCCTTAATTTTTAAGTGA